One window of Ziziphus jujuba cultivar Dongzao chromosome 5, ASM3175591v1 genomic DNA carries:
- the LOC107434532 gene encoding transcription factor MYB1, translated as MLHSMDSSLGLRKGAWSKEEDDRLRRWVEKHGEGKWHQIPSKAGLNRCRKSCRLRWLNYLKPEIKKGKFTEDEVDLLLRLHKLLGNRWSLIAGRLPGRTANDVKNYWNGHLHGKIKNKEINGDKKTHGNGTKAVMPRPRTSTKRFPSMSKNYASTITMDNINRPHQQQNFNQKSLDEDLHWWENLLDNATPNEEATYTVSGFEGEPISKLPHDDQEDHDPVGPNNIGDVFVEDDQSFWREFTVDIDLWDL; from the exons ATGCTCCATTCCATGGACAGCTCCTTAGGCCTGAGGAAAGGAGCATGGAGTAAAGAGGAAGATGATCGTCTCAGGCGTTGGGTTGAAAAACATGGAGAAGGAAAATGGCATCAAATTCCTTCCAAAGCTG GTCTGAATAGATGCCGGAAAAGCTGTAGATTGAGGTGGTTGAATTATCTAAAGCCGGAAATCAAGAAAGGGAAATTCACGGAGGATGAAGTTGATCTTCTTCTTAGACTTCACAAGCTTTTAGGCAACAg GTGGTCACTCATTGCTGGAAGATTACCGGGAAGAACAGCAAACGATGTGAAGAATTATTGGAATGGTCATCTACAtggcaaaattaaaaataaagaaattaatggcGACAAAAAGACACATGGAAATGGAACCAAAGCAGTAATGCCACGGCCTCGGACTTCTACAAAACGTTTCCCATCGATGAGTAAGAATTATGCTTCAACTATAACAATGGATAATATAAATCGTCCTCATCAACAACAAAACTTTAACCAGAAATCTCTTGATGAAGACCTTCATTGGTGGGAAAATTTGCTAGATAATGCAACACCCAATGAAGAAGCTACATATACTGTAAGTGGGTTTGAAGGAGAGCCCATTTCAAAACTTCCTCATGATGATCAAGAAGATCATGATCCAGTTGGACCAAATAATATTGGAGACGTTTTTGTGGAAGACGACCAGAGTTTTTGGAGAGAATTTACCGTTGATATAGATCTTTGGGATCTTTAA